Proteins encoded in a region of the Acipenser ruthenus chromosome 43, fAciRut3.2 maternal haplotype, whole genome shotgun sequence genome:
- the LOC131696471 gene encoding zinc finger protein ZFP2-like, whose product MESVPIKEELPKLELVPIRLEFSGLSSLPIKQKLCEMPSDSIKPVVSGIKAERNELEISQTEEPLPVNEEVLEMLPSRTTFDALDNVKMESVPIKEELPKLELVPIRLEFTGLASLPIKQELCETPCDSIKPVVSGIKAERNELEISQTEEPVPMKEEVLEMVRIKLEPLKEEVLLKPGKEESEDLKAAPTELGPVHLRECSVVLERICVRKQGSGEEGSLNSMQGGGQGDRHSHSECSLAGSSPAVKARTGATQLRNLKILKGEKFKNTRGEKPYHCSDCSKSFTQSANLVIHQRVHTGERPYRCSNCGKSFKSSGHRTTHQRIHTGEKPHCCSDCGKSFSQSGDLVIHQRIHTGKKPYRCSDCGKCFKSSGHRTTHQRIHTGEKPHCCSDCGKRFRNSGNLSKHQRIHTGDKPYRCSHCGKSFRHSGNFESHKRTHKGEKPYHCSDCGKSFSRSEHLLIHRRIHTGEKPYHCSDCGKSFSRSGQLVTHQRIHTGEKPYYCSDCGKCFRDSADLVKHQRIHTGVKPYHCSDCGSSFSQSGQLGKHQRVHTGEKPYHCSDCGKSFSQSRSLVTHQQIHTGEKKMKM is encoded by the exons ATGGAATCAGtcccgattaaagaggagctccctaaacttgaactggtccccattagactggAGTTCTCTGGACtgtcttccctccccattaaacagaagCTCTGTGAGATGCCATCTGACAGCATCAAGCCAGTGGTGTCTGGGATTAAAGCTGAgcgcaatgaattggagatctcccagacagaagaaccccttcctgtgaatgaagaggtgctggaaatg ctaCCAAGCAGAACCACGTTTGATGCCTTGGAcaatgtgaagatggaatctgtcccgattaaagaggagctccctaaacttgaactggtccctattagactggagttcactggactggcttccctccccattaaacaggagctctgtgagacgcCCTGTGACAGCATCAAGCCAGTGGTGTCTGGAATTAAAGCTGAGCGCAACGAACTGGAGatctcccagacagaagaaccagtTCCTAtgaaagaagaggtgctggaaatggtgcGTATTAAACTGGAGCCCCTGAAAGAGGAGGTACTGTtgaaaccagggaaggaagaatctgaAGATTTGAAAGCAGCCCCCACTGAGCTGGGTCCGGTacacctgcgggagtgtagcgtggtgctggagagaatctgtgtgagaaagcaaggctctggagaggaaggctctctcaacagcatgcaaggaggtggacagGGAGACAGGCActcacattcagaatgcagtctagcag gttccagtccagcagttaAAGCAAGGACGGGTGCCACCCAGTtaaggaatttaaaaatactgaaaggagagaaatttaaaaataccagaggagagaaaccgtatcactgctctgactgtagTAAGAGTTTCACTCAGTCAGCAAATCTTGTAATACACCAgagagttcacacaggagagcgGCCGTATCGCTGCTCtaactgtggaaagagtttcaagtcatcaggacaccgtacaacacaccagcgaattcacacaggagagaaaccgcattgctgctctgactgtggaaagagttttagtcagtcaggagaccttgtgatacaccagcgaattcacacgggaaagaaaccctatcgctgctctgactgtggaaagtgTTTCAAATCATCAGGACACCGTacaacacaccagcgaattcacacaggagagaaaccgcattgctgctctgactgtgggaaacgTTTCAGGAACTCAGGAAACCTTtcaaaacaccagcgaattcacacaggagataaaccTTATCGCTgttctcactgtgggaagagtttcagacattcAGGAAATTTTGAATCACATAAGCGAactcacaaaggagagaaaccatatcactgttctgactgtgggaagagtttcagtcggtcagaacaCCTATTAATACATCGGCGAatacacactggagagaaaccgtatcactgctctgactgtgggaagagtttcagtcggtcaggacAACTtgtaacacaccagcgaattcacacaggagagaaaccatattactgctctgactgtgggaagtgtttcAGGGATTCAGCAGACCTTGtaaaacaccagagaattcacacaggagtaaAGCCATATCACTGCTCCGACTGTGGTAgtagtttcagtcagtcaggacaactTGGAAAACATCAGcgggttcacacaggagagaaaccctatcattgctctgattgtgggaagagtttcagtcagtcaagatcccttgttacacaccagcaaattcacacaggagagaaaaaaatgaaaatgtaa